ATCCTGACCTCTACCAGCAGGCCATGCAGAAGGCCGAGGAGGCCAAGGCGAAGCGCGACTACCCGGCGATGGCCTCCGCGATCCGACTGGCCCTGAAGTACGGTCCCGGGAAGGAATACGACTGGCGCAGTCTCGCCTGGTCGCTCCACCATGCCGGGCAGTGGCAGGACTCGCTCGGCGTGGCGCAGGAGAACGTCAAGCGCAACGGCGTCACGGGCTGGTCGTTGGAGCAACTCGCGGAGTCACAGATGGGCGTGGGAGACTGGGGCGGTGCGAGGGACACGCTGAGGCGGATCGACGCCCTCTCACCAGAGGATCTTGGCACTGCACAAGGGGCCATCGACGACACGCGCAGACGTCTACTCGACCTCACCGGTCAGCGCCGCTACGAGCTGACCTGGAAGATCGACATGAAACAGGGCGGCCCTGACAAGCCTGCCCGACGCCTGCTGATGCCGCGCCTTCAGGACCCGCGGCAGACTGTCGAGTTCACCGTCGAGAACGTCCTGCAGTGGGAGAAGGTGAGCGAAGGGCCACGCGACTTCATCGACGTCGTCAAGAAGCCCGGCGAACCCTTCGTCATCAAGGCACAGGTCACGATCCGTGGCTATGCCCTGGGTTACGCGAAGCTGGAGAGCCTGAGCTCGCCCGCCTTCCCGAAGGAGTTGCAGGACTGTCTGGGGCCCTTCCAGCATTGCGCAACCTTCGACCCGGCGTCGCCGCTGGTGTCGCGAATTGCCGGAATGTGCCGGAGCACCACGCCCGCGCGGACCGTCCAGAATCTGCTGAACTGGCTGCGCGACAACATGCATTATGAGGACACCAAAAGCAGCACGCCGGAGGAGATCCTCGCCGGTGGGCAGGGCGTCTGCCACCACTACTGCAGTACCTTCACGGTCCTGTGTCGGGCAGCCGGACTTCCCGCCCAAGTCGCCCACGGCCTCGTCCTCAAGGGCGAGGGCGAGTTCACGAACAACCACGGGAGTCACGGCTGGGCCTCCGTCTACCTGGACCCGCTCGGCTGGGTACCCGTCGACCCCTTGGATGCGAACTCCCTGGCTCTGTTTGGTCGCTCCAACTACCTGCTGACGGACTATGCCAACGCGACGGCAGACGACAACCACTTCGCCTACCACAGCATCCAGGGCTACCAGTGCGACGGCAAGGTGGTCGCGATCGAGCCGCAACCCTGACGAGCAGGCCGCCTACTCCGTCCGCACCACGCACTCCGCCACCATGACCCAGCCCTGATCGGGTGCCGTGGAGGGTTGCGTGGTCGCAATTCGCAACTCGTTCTCGCCGGCCTTCAGCACCCCGGCGGGGATCGTGATCTCCTGTACCGACCAGTTCCGCTCGACGAAGGTATTGGGACCGGAGAACACCACCTGCCCGTTCACCGTCACCTGCATCGGGACCGCACCAGGCTTGTCGTCGTCCTGCCCGGTCAGCACCAATCGCGCACCACCGTCCGGGGCCTTCTCCAGGTTGAGCACGGTCTGCATGGCCGGGCTGGCACTGCCCACGCCGTAGATCCAGATTGCCTGCCGTGGCGGGCATTCATTGGAGTACTGCTGCGGACCAACCGGGCCGCGGAAGCCGTCGAGTTCCAGTCGCCAGCCACCGTCCACGGCCGTCTGCGAGTACTTCTGCCGTTCACTCGCCAGCGCCGCAGCGGGGTCCTTCACGAGGCGATCGATGACCGGGTCGGCATACCAGGGCGACCGTCCCAGCCGCAACCGCGCGATCTTGTACATCCACTCCTCGCCGGTCACGCGGCGGATGAAGGTGCCGAGGCGCTGAGTCCGGGCGATGGCCGAGAACTCGGCGAGGCGCTGTGCGAACACGTCTTCGCTCACTGCGAGCTTCCCATTCACAGGGTTGCGCGCGTTCACATCGCCGAAGAGCACGCACAGCTTCTCTGCCTGCACGCGGTACAGCCTGGCCCGGTCACCCCGCACAGCCTCCTCCGCGCGACTCAGGATCGCCAGCGCCCTGTCGGCGTACTCGGCCGTCACCGTGTGCGGGCTGGCCGACTCGCACTGCTGGTGAATCGGCCGTTCGTCGACTTCCCTGGACAGGTAGTCGAAGTACTCGCGGACCGCCGGCGCGGCTGCACCATAGTAGTGGTTCATGAAGTCCGCAATCAGCGGCTCCACGGGGGTGTCCGGGTGCCAGAGGAGTTCGCTCTGCACATAGATGAACAGGTTACGGAAGTTCTGCGGGGTTCCGCAGTAGAAGACACCCTTCACCCCGAGCTTTGCGTAGAGGTCCAGCTTCCGCTTCATGGCCCAGAAGCTACCGAAGGGCTCGTACCAGTTCTGGTAACCGGTCGGGTAGTCGAAGATGTACATATTGCCCGGGCACTGTCTGGCCCACCCCAGCACGTCCTCGTAGCCTTGCCGGTTCTTCTCGCAGGTCAGGTCATGGCTGCTGCAACTGGTGCGAGCCGGGTAGGGGCAGTACTGCACCATGACGTTCCGCTCCGGCTTGACCCGCGTGGGAGGCGGCGAGGTCGCATCGGTGTAGGCCAGCGTCAGGATGCGCTTTTCGGGGTACTTCTTCGCCACTTCTCGCGCAACGTAGTTCACGTACTCCAGCAGTCTGTCGGTCATCACGACGCCCGGCACCGCGTCCAGTGCTTTGCACTGGTCAC
This region of Armatimonadia bacterium genomic DNA includes:
- a CDS encoding transglutaminase domain-containing protein, with the protein product PDLYQQAMQKAEEAKAKRDYPAMASAIRLALKYGPGKEYDWRSLAWSLHHAGQWQDSLGVAQENVKRNGVTGWSLEQLAESQMGVGDWGGARDTLRRIDALSPEDLGTAQGAIDDTRRRLLDLTGQRRYELTWKIDMKQGGPDKPARRLLMPRLQDPRQTVEFTVENVLQWEKVSEGPRDFIDVVKKPGEPFVIKAQVTIRGYALGYAKLESLSSPAFPKELQDCLGPFQHCATFDPASPLVSRIAGMCRSTTPARTVQNLLNWLRDNMHYEDTKSSTPEEILAGGQGVCHHYCSTFTVLCRAAGLPAQVAHGLVLKGEGEFTNNHGSHGWASVYLDPLGWVPVDPLDANSLALFGRSNYLLTDYANATADDNHFAYHSIQGYQCDGKVVAIEPQP